In a single window of the Nodularia spumigena CCY9414 genome:
- a CDS encoding TIGR03960 family B12-binding radical SAM protein produces MAVAVEKLITPDILKPARYLGNERLAVHKPWDTATIRWALTYPEVYEVGSSNLGHIILYNILNAQPHQLCDRSYLPGADLAAKLRSTNTPLFAVESKRSLPEFDILGFSLSYELGATNILEMLDLAGIPLTWQERAEGNYPLIFAGGQTATSNPEPYADFFDFFALGDGEELLPEIGLVLSEGKGAKLNRENLLLDLAQIPGVYVPQFYDMARDGSVHPSHPDVPKRILRRVATPIPAYSIGLVPYVETVHDRLTLEIRRGCTRGCRFCQPGMLTRPARDVEPEKVVEAIESGMRATGYNEFSLLSLSCSDYLSLPAVGMEIKNRLKNENISLTLPSQRVDRFDENIANILGGTRQGGLTFAPEAGTQRMRDIVNKGLTNEELLRGVKTAWEQGWDKIKLYFMIGLPGETDTDVVGIAETVSWLQRECRGRGRKPLNFNLTISNFTPKPHTPFQWHSVSTTEFKRKQNLLRQEFRRIRGVKVNFTDVRISAMEDFVGRGDRSLGKVVRRAWELGAGMDSWYENLDAAFGAWETAIAEADLHWKYRQVEKGEWNLFEAQEQAFEPDEEVISSLSTPRTTPDSLDIPLPWDHIDTGIDKKWLQSDLQLALEAAIVPDCSFEGCSHCGVCGTDFGHNIVISPPAIPEFTGNFVPNTAKIQRLRVWFGKQGPMALVSHLDLMRLFDRVIRRAGLPIAFTGGFHPSPRIAIASALALGATSSGEIVDFELTQPVEIETFRQQLVKELPTDIPIYNVANIDLKAEAANQIMEAADYLITVATHRLVTAAQWQHWINTIKAKDELWWEKTTKSGKSQLVNLRSRLFELELVEIVETDTTVAESTAVLRYLGSCRHDGVLLRPEQILSMLEIVAGGEFQLLHIHRNQLVLGV; encoded by the coding sequence GTGGCTGTTGCAGTTGAAAAATTAATCACACCGGATATTTTAAAGCCAGCGCGTTACTTGGGTAACGAACGCCTGGCAGTACATAAACCTTGGGATACGGCAACAATACGCTGGGCGTTAACTTACCCAGAAGTATATGAAGTCGGATCATCCAACTTGGGGCATATCATTCTCTATAACATATTGAATGCCCAGCCGCATCAGTTGTGCGATCGCTCTTATCTCCCAGGTGCTGACCTGGCGGCTAAACTGCGGAGTACTAATACACCCTTGTTTGCCGTAGAATCGAAGCGATCGCTCCCAGAATTTGACATCTTGGGTTTTAGTCTCAGTTACGAACTGGGAGCAACTAATATCCTGGAAATGTTGGATTTGGCGGGAATTCCCCTCACATGGCAAGAAAGAGCCGAGGGTAACTACCCGTTAATTTTTGCCGGGGGACAGACAGCAACATCAAATCCTGAGCCATACGCCGATTTTTTTGACTTTTTCGCCCTCGGAGACGGGGAAGAATTACTGCCAGAAATTGGTTTAGTCTTGTCAGAAGGCAAAGGAGCAAAATTGAATCGGGAAAATTTGCTCCTGGACTTGGCACAAATACCAGGGGTATATGTCCCACAGTTTTACGATATGGCCAGGGATGGCTCAGTTCATCCTTCCCACCCAGATGTGCCAAAACGGATTCTGCGCCGAGTAGCAACCCCAATACCAGCTTATTCGATTGGGTTAGTTCCTTACGTGGAAACCGTGCATGACCGCCTGACACTGGAAATTCGCCGGGGTTGTACTCGTGGTTGTCGTTTTTGTCAACCAGGAATGCTGACTCGTCCAGCTAGGGATGTCGAGCCAGAGAAGGTGGTCGAAGCGATTGAATCCGGAATGCGGGCGACTGGTTACAATGAGTTTTCCCTGTTATCCCTGAGCTGTTCTGATTATTTGTCCTTACCAGCAGTAGGGATGGAAATCAAAAATCGGTTAAAAAACGAAAATATTTCCCTGACTCTTCCCAGTCAACGGGTAGATAGATTTGATGAAAATATTGCTAATATTTTGGGTGGTACGCGCCAAGGTGGGCTGACCTTTGCACCAGAAGCTGGCACCCAAAGAATGCGGGACATTGTAAATAAAGGTTTAACCAATGAAGAATTACTCAGAGGTGTAAAAACTGCCTGGGAACAAGGTTGGGATAAAATTAAGTTGTATTTCATGATTGGCTTGCCAGGTGAAACTGATACTGATGTTGTGGGCATTGCAGAAACAGTCAGCTGGCTACAACGAGAATGTCGGGGTAGAGGTCGAAAACCTTTAAACTTTAACTTGACGATTTCTAACTTTACACCCAAGCCCCATACGCCTTTTCAGTGGCATTCAGTTTCGACGACAGAGTTCAAACGGAAACAAAACCTGCTCAGGCAAGAATTCCGCCGCATTAGAGGCGTAAAAGTCAATTTTACCGATGTCCGCATTTCCGCAATGGAAGACTTTGTGGGCAGAGGCGATCGCTCTTTAGGGAAAGTAGTCCGTCGCGCCTGGGAATTAGGTGCAGGTATGGATTCCTGGTATGAAAATTTAGATGCGGCTTTTGGTGCTTGGGAGACAGCGATCGCAGAAGCTGATTTACATTGGAAATACCGACAGGTAGAAAAAGGCGAGTGGAATCTTTTTGAAGCCCAGGAGCAGGCATTTGAGCCAGATGAGGAAGTAATATCTTCTTTATCCACACCACGGACCACTCCCGACTCGCTAGATATTCCCCTACCTTGGGATCACATTGACACCGGCATCGATAAAAAATGGCTCCAGTCAGACTTACAATTGGCTTTAGAAGCGGCAATAGTACCAGATTGCTCTTTTGAAGGTTGCTCACACTGCGGTGTCTGCGGCACAGATTTCGGACATAATATCGTGATTTCGCCGCCGGCAATCCCAGAATTCACTGGCAATTTTGTCCCCAACACAGCTAAAATCCAAAGACTGCGCGTCTGGTTTGGTAAGCAAGGGCCAATGGCTTTAGTGAGTCACTTAGATTTAATGCGCCTATTTGATCGAGTTATCCGCAGAGCAGGCTTACCAATTGCTTTTACTGGTGGATTTCATCCGAGTCCCCGAATTGCGATCGCCAGTGCTTTAGCTTTAGGAGCCACCAGTAGTGGCGAAATTGTGGATTTTGAGTTAACCCAGCCAGTGGAAATTGAAACTTTCCGGCAACAACTAGTTAAGGAACTGCCCACAGACATCCCTATATATAATGTTGCTAATATAGATTTAAAAGCTGAAGCAGCTAACCAAATCATGGAGGCGGCAGATTATTTAATTACCGTGGCAACACATAGATTAGTAACAGCCGCACAATGGCAACATTGGATTAATACAATCAAAGCCAAAGACGAGCTATGGTGGGAAAAAACAACCAAATCAGGCAAGAGCCAATTAGTAAATCTGCGCTCGCGCTTGTTTGAACTGGAATTAGTAGAAATAGTAGAAACTGATACCACTGTTGCAGAGTCTACAGCTGTTCTGCGTTATCTAGGTAGTTGTCGCCATGATGGTGTGCTATTGCGTCCTGAACAAATCCTGTCTATGCTGGAAATAGTCGCAGGAGGAGAATTTCAACTCTTGCACATCCACCGCAATCAGCTAGTTTTAGGGGTATAA
- the clpS gene encoding ATP-dependent Clp protease adapter ClpS, producing MSVETIEKPSTSRKLAPRYRVLLHNDDYNSMEHVVQSLITTVPSLTQPQAVSIMMEAHTNGMALVITCAQEHAEFYCETLKSHGLSSTIEPDE from the coding sequence GTGTCAGTCGAAACTATTGAAAAGCCTTCTACGTCGCGCAAGCTCGCGCCTCGGTATCGAGTTTTGCTCCATAATGACGACTACAATTCAATGGAGCATGTGGTACAGTCATTAATAACCACAGTACCGAGCTTAACTCAGCCCCAAGCTGTGAGTATTATGATGGAAGCCCATACTAATGGTATGGCTTTAGTCATTACTTGCGCTCAAGAACACGCTGAGTTTTATTGCGAAACATTAAAAAGTCATGGTTTAAGCAGCACAATTGAACCTGATGAATAA
- a CDS encoding CPBP family intramembrane glutamic endopeptidase, translating to MKINLIRLAQRPVPIRLGYFVSTLLLLWLPFAIPIYLLVSDSNSESILTMVLLYAEFIFLLQLWGKNVYQQPQIFKQYGLEITQINAVDLLSGLATGIISILVVFGLQGFFGWLVWQQPQVFLPKIILEGLIVSLAIGFAEELLFRGWLLDELQRDYSRSVALWINAVAFAVLHFIKPLEAIIHTLPQFPALVLLGLTQVWAKRWRRGRLGLPIGLHGGLVWGYYIINVGQLIEYSGQVPDWITGVNQNPLQGVMGVVFMGILALWMRWQAIA from the coding sequence ATGAAAATAAACCTCATTCGTTTAGCCCAACGCCCTGTCCCCATCAGGCTGGGCTATTTTGTGTCAACTTTATTGCTGCTATGGCTACCCTTTGCTATACCAATTTACTTATTAGTCAGTGATTCTAATTCAGAAAGTATCTTGACAATGGTGCTGTTATATGCAGAGTTTATTTTTCTCTTGCAGCTATGGGGGAAAAATGTCTATCAGCAACCCCAAATATTCAAGCAGTATGGCTTAGAAATCACGCAGATAAACGCTGTGGATTTGTTGAGTGGTTTAGCTACTGGGATAATTAGCATTCTTGTAGTGTTTGGGCTACAAGGTTTCTTCGGTTGGCTGGTGTGGCAACAACCGCAGGTTTTTTTGCCTAAAATAATTTTAGAGGGTTTAATTGTCTCTTTGGCTATCGGGTTTGCTGAAGAGTTGTTATTTCGAGGTTGGTTACTGGATGAGTTGCAACGTGATTACAGTCGAAGTGTGGCACTTTGGATAAATGCTGTCGCCTTTGCTGTATTACATTTTATTAAGCCTTTGGAGGCAATTATTCACACATTACCACAATTCCCGGCTTTAGTGCTGCTGGGGTTGACGCAGGTATGGGCAAAGCGCTGGCGTAGGGGACGCTTAGGTTTACCGATAGGTTTGCATGGTGGTTTAGTTTGGGGCTACTATATCATTAATGTTGGGCAATTAATTGAATATTCTGGTCAAGTTCCTGATTGGATAACTGGTGTAAATCAGAATCCTTTACAAGGAGTTATGGGGGTAGTGTTTATGGGTATATTGGCTTTGTGGATGCGGTGGCAAGCAATAGCTTAA
- a CDS encoding pentapeptide repeat-containing protein, giving the protein MNIEAIKSGQLKQLPGANLEDEELSQLDLSRINLAGATLVGTNFIGCKLEGGHFEGANLMGANLQKTDLRANLMGANLMQADLTSADLRGSNLRGANLMGAKLSDVSLAGAFLSGANLMNVNLQGVDLRSADLRGANLTGANLKGADLSRADLQGALLSEANLEEADLRGANLAGANFSGANLLCAELEGANLNGVNLDKACLVGTVIAKV; this is encoded by the coding sequence ATGAATATTGAAGCCATTAAATCAGGACAACTCAAACAACTCCCCGGCGCAAATTTAGAAGATGAGGAACTTTCTCAACTGGATTTAAGCCGGATAAATCTTGCAGGCGCTACCCTTGTCGGTACTAATTTTATCGGTTGCAAACTCGAAGGCGGGCATTTTGAGGGCGCAAACTTAATGGGTGCAAACCTGCAAAAAACTGACTTGCGGGCGAACCTCATGGGAGCGAACTTAATGCAAGCAGACTTAACAAGTGCTGACTTACGCGGTAGTAATTTGCGTGGCGCTAACTTGATGGGGGCTAAACTCAGCGATGTATCTTTGGCTGGCGCTTTCTTGAGTGGTGCAAATTTAATGAACGTCAACTTACAAGGTGTTGACTTACGCAGTGCTGACTTACGCGGTGCAAACCTCACAGGAGCAAATCTCAAAGGTGCGGACTTGAGTCGCGCCGATTTGCAAGGGGCTTTATTAAGTGAAGCCAATTTAGAAGAAGCGGACTTACGTGGGGCAAATTTAGCGGGGGCGAACTTTAGCGGCGCAAATCTACTCTGTGCAGAGTTAGAAGGCGCAAATTTGAACGGAGTGAATTTAGATAAAGCGTGTTTGGTGGGTACAGTAATTGCAAAAGTTTAG
- a CDS encoding DICT sensory domain-containing protein: MLEGSILQKLEKAHRNTTRPIRFGVYYKNTLVSLCHALEDHILTQDGTPLVITAFQQGKWYLQEAERYADIAKCSRQIVIMATSDASFAEHPTSQLPNVDLVALDSNDPVAQEWHLIILSPEYTAMVLCQELSEADYGAGGIPASDVERKFYGLWTFEPELVQETAKLAIAHIQKYNPELSQKLANHKNAIKSSIATPEHFSAVVSRVVDYLQTEQNNLAIPTALRQQALDRNLVSNEIQAFLRMAQLMDMADVNNPMAATEVVALCEMMGQLLELPAWQIKRLRLAGFLHRIDPLQKAESVLTPGTSTRYQEQAPSCPLTCPLVPGAQVLRTMPRLRAIAQIITHQSEWWNGTGEPASLTGDEIPLESRILALVADFQWRVNNIKSSQKTRQEIFAQALDECRQQQSTRFDPKLVDALALLVMGLQQGLDLPLMSPKLSTGVWLLDSQWDSYSKTSTAQHK; this comes from the coding sequence ATGTTAGAAGGTTCAATACTACAAAAACTGGAAAAAGCACACCGTAATACTACTAGACCAATTCGATTTGGGGTTTACTACAAAAATACTTTAGTTTCTCTGTGTCATGCGCTAGAAGATCATATTTTAACTCAAGATGGTACACCCTTAGTAATTACAGCCTTTCAACAGGGTAAATGGTATCTGCAAGAAGCCGAAAGATACGCAGATATCGCTAAGTGTAGTCGCCAAATTGTGATCATGGCAACATCGGATGCTAGCTTTGCAGAACATCCTACCAGCCAACTGCCTAACGTGGATTTAGTGGCATTAGATTCAAATGATCCAGTGGCGCAGGAGTGGCACTTAATTATCTTATCGCCTGAATACACAGCTATGGTACTTTGTCAAGAGTTATCAGAAGCTGATTATGGTGCAGGTGGAATACCAGCTTCAGATGTAGAGCGGAAATTTTATGGCTTATGGACATTTGAACCAGAGTTAGTGCAAGAAACGGCCAAGTTAGCGATCGCTCACATCCAAAAATACAATCCCGAACTATCACAAAAACTGGCAAATCATAAAAATGCCATAAAGTCAAGTATAGCAACACCAGAACATTTCAGTGCAGTTGTTTCTCGCGTCGTCGATTACCTCCAGACAGAGCAGAATAATTTAGCCATCCCCACAGCCCTGCGTCAACAAGCATTAGACCGCAACTTGGTTTCTAACGAAATCCAGGCATTTTTGCGGATGGCGCAATTGATGGATATGGCAGATGTCAACAATCCCATGGCCGCCACAGAAGTAGTAGCACTTTGTGAGATGATGGGGCAGCTTTTAGAACTACCTGCATGGCAAATTAAGCGATTGCGACTAGCAGGTTTTTTACATCGTATAGACCCACTGCAAAAAGCCGAAAGCGTCCTGACTCCCGGTACATCCACCCGCTACCAGGAACAAGCCCCCAGTTGTCCCTTAACTTGTCCCCTCGTACCAGGAGCGCAAGTATTACGAACCATGCCCAGACTGCGGGCAATTGCCCAAATTATCACCCACCAAAGCGAATGGTGGAATGGTACAGGAGAACCAGCAAGTTTAACTGGGGATGAAATTCCCTTAGAATCGAGAATTTTAGCCTTAGTTGCGGATTTTCAATGGCGAGTCAACAACATAAAATCATCCCAGAAAACTCGCCAAGAAATATTTGCTCAAGCTTTAGATGAATGCAGACAACAACAGTCAACCCGCTTTGACCCCAAACTCGTAGATGCTCTAGCTTTATTAGTTATGGGATTACAGCAAGGGCTAGACTTACCTCTAATGTCACCTAAACTCAGCACCGGCGTATGGCTCCTTGACTCTCAATGGGATAGCTACAGCAAAACAAGTACAGCACAACATAAATAG
- a CDS encoding photosystem II high light acclimation radical SAM protein codes for MMENRILYVRLPCNPIFPIGVVYLSDHVHKQFPSVEQRIFDLGTVPPLDYASALDTCIDEFKPTLLVFSWRDIQIYAPVGGRGGNPLQNAFEFYYAKNPLIKLRGALGGLRIFIAYYVELWRNQGLVKRGLRRAQKYHADARAILGGGAVSVFYEQLGKSLPQGTIISVGEGETLLEKLLSGREIQDERCYVVGETQPRQRMIHEQPTPLEKTACNYNYIESIWPEFNFYLQEQDFYIGVQTKRGCPHNCCYCVYTVVEGKQVRINPADEVVAEMRQLYDRGIRNFWFTDAQFIPARKFIDDAVELLQKIVDSGMTDINWAAYIRADNLTPQLCDLMAKTGMNYFEIGITSGSQELVRKMRMGYNLRTVLQNCRDLKAAGFNDMVSVNYSFNVIDERPETIRQTIAYHRELEKIFGADKVEPAIFFIGLQPHTHLEEYAFKEGILKPGYDPMSLMPWTAKKLLWNPEPLGSFFGEVCLQAWQQNPNDFGREVMKILEEKLGCADLEQALSAPMEKKEKQLAGIS; via the coding sequence ATGATGGAAAATCGCATCCTCTACGTTCGCCTTCCGTGTAACCCCATCTTTCCCATTGGGGTTGTGTATCTTTCGGATCACGTCCACAAGCAATTTCCCAGCGTGGAACAGCGAATCTTTGACTTGGGAACAGTACCACCTTTAGATTACGCCTCCGCCCTAGATACCTGTATCGACGAATTTAAACCCACACTCCTAGTATTTTCTTGGCGTGATATTCAAATCTATGCCCCAGTGGGTGGACGTGGTGGGAACCCACTACAAAACGCCTTTGAATTTTATTACGCCAAAAATCCCCTGATTAAGTTACGGGGCGCATTAGGCGGGTTGCGAATTTTTATCGCTTACTATGTAGAATTGTGGCGCAACCAGGGATTAGTCAAACGCGGTTTACGACGCGCCCAGAAATATCATGCTGATGCTCGTGCCATTTTAGGTGGTGGTGCTGTCAGCGTATTTTACGAACAGTTGGGTAAAAGTTTACCCCAAGGTACAATTATTTCTGTCGGTGAAGGCGAAACTCTCCTAGAAAAACTTCTCAGTGGTAGAGAAATTCAAGATGAACGTTGCTATGTAGTGGGAGAAACTCAACCACGGCAACGAATGATTCATGAACAACCCACCCCCCTAGAAAAAACCGCCTGTAACTACAACTATATTGAAAGCATCTGGCCGGAATTCAACTTTTACCTGCAAGAACAAGACTTTTATATAGGCGTACAAACCAAGCGCGGTTGTCCTCACAACTGTTGTTATTGCGTCTACACCGTCGTCGAAGGCAAACAAGTACGTATCAACCCAGCAGACGAAGTAGTTGCTGAGATGCGCCAACTATACGATCGCGGCATTCGCAATTTCTGGTTTACTGATGCTCAATTCATCCCCGCCCGTAAATTTATTGACGATGCTGTAGAACTTTTACAGAAAATCGTCGATTCTGGGATGACAGATATCAACTGGGCAGCATACATCAGAGCCGACAACCTCACACCCCAGTTGTGTGATTTGATGGCAAAAACCGGGATGAACTACTTTGAAATCGGCATTACCAGTGGTTCTCAGGAACTCGTGCGGAAAATGCGGATGGGTTACAACTTACGCACCGTCTTGCAAAACTGTCGTGACCTAAAAGCAGCTGGTTTTAACGATATGGTTTCCGTCAACTACTCCTTTAACGTCATTGACGAACGTCCCGAAACTATTCGCCAAACCATCGCCTATCACCGCGAACTAGAAAAGATTTTTGGCGCTGATAAAGTTGAACCTGCCATTTTCTTTATTGGACTGCAACCCCATACTCATTTAGAAGAATATGCCTTTAAAGAAGGTATCCTAAAACCAGGGTATGACCCCATGAGCTTAATGCCGTGGACAGCTAAAAAACTCCTCTGGAATCCTGAACCCCTTGGTTCGTTCTTTGGAGAAGTCTGCTTGCAAGCTTGGCAACAAAACCCCAATGACTTCGGACGCGAAGTGATGAAAATTTTAGAAGAAAAATTGGGTTGTGCCGATTTGGAACAAGCACTTTCTGCACCAATGGAAAAGAAAGAAAAACAGTTGGCTGGCATATCATAG
- a CDS encoding DUF1830 domain-containing protein — MAQILDPLPPEQSGNLLCCYVNATSKIQIARICNISNWYFERVVFPGQRLVFEAPVEAQMEIHTGMMASAILSDTIACDRLAINEPSSNELHTDSIGIDTNSTKPMVQSINTKIPNTTKSLRIAG; from the coding sequence ATGGCTCAAATATTAGATCCTCTACCACCTGAGCAATCGGGGAATCTCCTTTGTTGTTACGTTAATGCTACGAGTAAAATTCAGATAGCTCGCATCTGCAATATTTCTAACTGGTATTTTGAAAGAGTTGTTTTTCCCGGACAGCGCCTTGTGTTTGAAGCTCCTGTAGAAGCTCAGATGGAAATTCATACGGGGATGATGGCTAGTGCCATTTTGTCTGATACAATTGCGTGCGATCGCCTTGCTATTAACGAGCCTAGCAGTAATGAGTTGCATACAGACTCAATAGGCATAGACACTAACAGTACAAAACCAATGGTGCAGTCAATTAATACAAAAATTCCAAATACAACAAAATCCTTAAGAATTGCTGGCTGA